TGTTATTGTAAATGGTGAAAAAGCTTCAGCAACTGTGAAATCTGATGCAAACTTTGATAATTTATCAAGTGCCCTTTTGAATACAGGCAATGCTAATCTAGATACATTGTTGCAATCAGCGATTACCGATGGTAAGAATCAGTTAGCTGCTTTGGCTTCATCAAGCAGTCAAGAAGTAAGCGCAAGCTCATCAAGCCAAACAGAAAGTGCATCATCATCTGATACGTCAACAACACAAACTGTCTCTGGAGCTAGTGGATATGGTATCACATCTTATGATGCTTCTACACTTCAACGTAGCTTGAGTCGTGTTCCTTATAGTGATTCAGCGATTGCGGATTCAAGCAATTCTGCTTGGACATTTGCAGATGGTGTACTTGATAAAATTGTGGCAATATCTCAATCACGTGGTTACTTCTCAGGAAATGATTACATTCTTGAAAAAGTTAACATCATTAATGGAAATGGTTACTATAATATGTTCAAGGCTGACGGAACATACCTTTTCTCAATTAACTGTAAAACAGGTTACTTTGTTGGGAATGCTTCTGGTAATTCGGATACACTTGATTATTAAGAACAAAATGCCCTCTCTCCTTGCGGAGGGCATTTTTTATTTGATAAATAAAAGTAATGAAAAATGATTGAAAAAATAGACAAAAAAATTTGTAAGCGCTATAATCAAGTTAACTTAAAGATTAGGGGTGATATTATGGTAAAAGTCGCTATTGTTACAGGTGCAGGTCAAGGGATTGGCTTTGCTATTGCAAAACGTCTGCATGAAGATGGTTTTCAGGTAGGAATCCTTGATTACAATCAAGAAACAGCTGAAAAGGCTGTTCAGGAAATTTCTCCAACAGATGCCTTTGCTGTGGTTGCAGATGTATCAAAACATGACGAAGTAGCAAAAGCTTCAAGCATCTCATCAATCAGCTGATT
This sequence is a window from Streptococcus macedonicus ACA-DC 198. Protein-coding genes within it:
- the butA gene encoding 2,3-butanediol dehydrogenase, S-alcohol forming, (R)-acetoin-specific/Acetoin (diacetyl) reductase, translated to MIEKIDKKICKRYNQVNLKIRGDIMVKVAIVTGAGQGIGFAIAKRLHEDGFQVGILDYNQETAEKAVQEISPTDAFAVVADVSKHDEVAKASSISSIS